A region from the Sulfurivermis fontis genome encodes:
- the glnE gene encoding bifunctional [glutamate--ammonia ligase]-adenylyl-L-tyrosine phosphorylase/[glutamate--ammonia-ligase] adenylyltransferase — translation MTPEQSISDALRAIPQPLQERVQRQWQSLSESSPELALAPEFLAELARVWACSEFVADACVRYPDMLQDLLGSGDLRRSYPRGHYRARLSAVLADVADEMQLGVLLRRFRRREMVRIAWRDLAGYSELNEVVTDLSALADACIDLALDHLYRWHCLQWGTPCNADGVPQRLVVLGMGKLGAQELNFSSDVDLIYAYPEDGETRDGRRSLSNQEFFIRLGQRLGNVLSSITAEGYVFRVDTRLRPFGESSALALSFDAMEDYYQVHGREWERYAMIKARVVAGDQEAGAELMAMLKPFVYRRYVDYGAFQSLREMKAMIGREVQRKGMEDNVKLGAGGIREVEFIGQAFQLIRGGREPTLQVRRILTVLEALRGFGWLPDFVVDELTESYIFLRNTEHRIQEYQDRQTHALPEDETGRLRLAWSMGYDSWAAFETVLRDHMRRVHEHFEQVFAAPQTEHAESDSLDLTGVWQGNLDQEQACQALAQAGYGDTAEVYRLVQQVRQGRAFLSLSAQGRTRMNQLMPLLLGAVGQGEQPDITLGRLLHLVETIARRSSYLALLVENPMALSQLVRLCGASPWIASQLAHYPLLLDELLDPRTLYVPPRRKELSNELRQRMMYVAPDDQEAQMDALRHFKQANTLRVAAADVMEAVPLMVVSDHLTELAEVLLDETLTLAWRHLVARHGRPACGEGRACDTGFAIIAYGKLGGIELGYGSDLDIVFLHSNESEGRQTFGDKPVENAVFYARLAQRIIHILGTRTPAGVLYEVDTRLRPSGASGLLVSGLAAFATYQASEAWTWEHQALVRARGVAGDPAVLESFEAIRRQILGRPREREKLRQEVREMRERMRSQLAKGGADKFDLKQDAGGIADIEFMVQYGVLAWAHEHPALLDFTDNIRLLERLAQAGRLPPADAALLADAYRAYRAQVHRLTLLEQPTLVESGEFDALRAQVIRIWRELME, via the coding sequence GTGACCCCCGAACAGAGCATCAGCGACGCCCTGCGCGCCATTCCCCAGCCCCTGCAGGAGCGCGTGCAGCGGCAATGGCAGTCCCTGTCCGAATCTTCCCCGGAGCTGGCCCTGGCTCCGGAATTTCTCGCCGAGCTGGCCCGGGTATGGGCCTGCAGCGAGTTCGTGGCCGACGCCTGCGTGCGTTACCCCGACATGCTGCAGGATCTGCTCGGCAGCGGCGATCTGCGGCGCAGCTATCCGCGCGGCCACTATCGTGCGCGGCTGAGCGCAGTGCTGGCTGATGTGGCCGACGAGATGCAACTCGGCGTGTTGCTGCGGCGCTTCCGCCGGCGCGAAATGGTGCGCATCGCCTGGCGCGACCTCGCCGGATACAGTGAGCTGAACGAGGTGGTGACCGATCTGTCGGCCCTGGCCGATGCCTGCATCGATCTGGCGCTGGACCATTTGTATCGCTGGCATTGCCTGCAATGGGGCACGCCCTGCAATGCGGATGGCGTGCCACAACGGCTGGTGGTTTTGGGGATGGGCAAGCTGGGTGCGCAGGAGCTGAACTTCTCATCGGACGTGGACCTCATCTATGCCTATCCGGAGGATGGCGAGACCCGCGACGGCCGTCGCAGCCTGAGCAACCAGGAATTCTTCATCCGCCTCGGCCAGCGCCTCGGCAATGTGCTGAGCAGCATCACCGCCGAGGGTTACGTGTTCCGCGTCGATACCCGCCTGCGTCCCTTCGGCGAGTCGTCCGCCCTGGCGTTGTCCTTCGATGCCATGGAGGACTACTACCAGGTGCACGGCCGCGAGTGGGAGCGCTACGCCATGATCAAGGCGCGGGTGGTGGCGGGGGATCAGGAGGCCGGCGCCGAGCTGATGGCCATGCTCAAGCCCTTCGTCTATCGCCGCTACGTCGACTACGGCGCCTTCCAGTCGCTGCGCGAGATGAAGGCGATGATCGGTCGCGAGGTGCAGCGCAAGGGCATGGAGGACAACGTCAAGCTGGGCGCCGGCGGCATCCGCGAGGTGGAGTTCATCGGCCAGGCGTTTCAACTGATTCGCGGCGGACGCGAACCCACCTTGCAGGTACGTCGCATCCTGACCGTATTGGAAGCGTTGCGCGGCTTCGGCTGGCTGCCCGATTTCGTGGTCGACGAACTGACCGAGTCCTACATCTTCCTGCGCAACACCGAACATCGCATCCAGGAATACCAGGATCGCCAGACCCACGCCCTGCCCGAGGACGAGACCGGCCGCCTGCGTCTCGCCTGGAGCATGGGCTACGACAGCTGGGCCGCCTTCGAAACGGTGCTGCGCGATCACATGCGTCGCGTGCACGAGCATTTCGAGCAGGTGTTCGCCGCGCCGCAGACCGAGCATGCCGAGTCCGACAGCCTCGATCTCACCGGCGTATGGCAGGGCAACCTGGATCAGGAGCAGGCCTGCCAGGCCCTGGCCCAGGCCGGTTATGGCGACACCGCCGAGGTCTACCGCCTGGTGCAGCAGGTACGCCAGGGGCGTGCCTTCCTCAGTCTCAGTGCCCAGGGACGCACGCGCATGAATCAACTGATGCCGCTGCTGCTCGGTGCGGTGGGGCAGGGCGAACAGCCGGACATCACCCTGGGACGCCTGTTGCATCTGGTGGAGACCATCGCCCGGCGCAGTTCCTATCTGGCCCTGCTGGTGGAAAATCCCATGGCCCTGTCGCAGCTGGTGCGGCTGTGTGGCGCCTCGCCCTGGATCGCCTCGCAGCTGGCGCACTACCCGCTGTTGCTCGACGAACTGCTCGATCCCCGTACGTTGTACGTCCCGCCGCGGCGCAAGGAGCTGTCCAACGAGCTGCGCCAGCGCATGATGTATGTGGCGCCGGACGACCAGGAGGCGCAGATGGATGCCCTGCGCCACTTCAAGCAGGCCAATACCCTGCGCGTGGCCGCCGCCGACGTGATGGAGGCGGTGCCGCTGATGGTGGTGAGCGATCACCTCACCGAACTGGCTGAAGTGCTGCTGGACGAAACCCTCACCCTGGCCTGGCGCCATCTCGTCGCCCGCCATGGCCGCCCGGCCTGCGGCGAAGGGCGCGCCTGCGACACCGGATTCGCCATCATCGCCTACGGCAAGCTGGGCGGTATCGAACTGGGCTACGGTTCCGATCTGGACATCGTGTTCCTGCACAGCAACGAAAGCGAGGGCCGGCAGACTTTCGGCGACAAGCCGGTGGAAAACGCAGTGTTCTACGCCCGCCTGGCCCAGCGCATCATCCATATCCTCGGCACGCGCACCCCGGCTGGTGTGCTGTACGAGGTGGACACCCGGTTGCGTCCCAGCGGTGCCTCCGGTCTGCTGGTGTCGGGGCTGGCCGCCTTCGCCACCTATCAGGCGAGCGAGGCCTGGACCTGGGAGCATCAGGCCCTGGTGCGTGCCCGTGGCGTGGCCGGTGACCCGGCCGTTCTCGAGTCTTTCGAGGCGATCCGGCGCCAGATCCTCGGCCGGCCGCGCGAGCGGGAAAAATTGCGCCAGGAGGTGCGCGAGATGCGTGAGCGCATGCGTAGCCAGTTGGCCAAGGGTGGGGCGGATAAGTTTGATTTGAAACAGGATGCCGGTGGTATCGCCGACATAGAATTTATGGTGCAATATGGCGTTCTGGCGTGGGCCCATGAACATCCGGCCCTGCTCGATTTCACCGATAATATCCGCCTGCTCGAACGCCTGGCCCAGGCCGGACGGCTGCCACCGGCCGATGCCGCTTTGCTGGCCGATGCCTACCGCGCCTACCGTGCCCAGGTGCACCGGCTGACCCTGCTGGAACAGCCGACGCTGGTCGAAAGCGGTGAGTTTGATGCGCTGCGTGCGCAGGTGATACGCATCTGGCGCGAGCTGATGGAATGA
- a CDS encoding branched-chain amino acid transaminase, whose translation MMSMSDRDGLIWLDGEMVPWREAKTHVLTHTLHYGMGVFEGVRAYKTDKGTAIFRLKEHTDRLFRSAHILMMPMPFDKNTLNEAQRAVVRENNLESAYIRPMCFYGSEGMGLRADNLKVHVMVAAWTWGAYLGAEGMEKGIRVRTSSFTRHHVNITMCKAKANGNYMNSMLALREALSCGVDEAMLLDNEGYVAEGSGENIFIVRDGVIYTPDLTSALDGITRNTIFHLAAELGLSIKEKRITRDEVYIADEAFFTGTAAEVTPIREVDGRAIGSGSRGPITARLQALYFDQVHGRRAENADWLTYVK comes from the coding sequence TTGATGTCGATGTCTGACCGCGACGGCCTGATCTGGCTGGATGGCGAAATGGTGCCCTGGCGCGAGGCCAAGACCCATGTGCTCACCCATACCCTGCACTATGGCATGGGCGTGTTCGAGGGCGTGCGTGCCTACAAGACCGACAAGGGTACGGCGATCTTTCGCCTCAAGGAGCACACCGATCGTCTGTTCCGTTCGGCGCACATCCTGATGATGCCGATGCCCTTCGACAAGAACACCCTCAACGAGGCGCAGCGCGCCGTGGTGCGGGAGAACAATCTGGAGTCGGCCTACATCCGTCCGATGTGCTTCTACGGTTCCGAGGGCATGGGCCTGCGTGCCGACAATCTCAAGGTGCATGTGATGGTGGCCGCCTGGACCTGGGGCGCCTATCTCGGCGCCGAGGGCATGGAGAAGGGCATCCGCGTGCGTACCTCGTCGTTCACGCGCCACCACGTCAACATCACCATGTGCAAGGCCAAGGCCAACGGCAACTACATGAACTCCATGCTGGCCCTGCGTGAGGCGCTGTCCTGCGGTGTGGACGAGGCGATGCTGTTGGACAACGAGGGCTATGTGGCGGAAGGTTCCGGCGAGAACATTTTCATCGTGCGCGACGGCGTGATCTACACGCCGGACCTGACCTCGGCACTGGACGGCATCACTCGTAACACCATCTTCCATCTGGCTGCAGAACTGGGTCTGAGCATCAAGGAAAAGCGCATCACCCGCGACGAGGTGTATATCGCCGACGAGGCCTTCTTCACCGGCACCGCGGCCGAAGTGACGCCGATCCGCGAGGTGGATGGTCGCGCCATCGGCAGCGGCAGCCGGGGTCCAATCACCGCACGGTTGCAGGCCCTGTATTTTGATCAGGTACATGGCCGTCGAGCCGAAAATGCAGACTGGTTGACCTACGTAAAATAA
- a CDS encoding zinc-finger domain-containing protein translates to MNAAAPARNGTTQRYYEVTAADLPVHCPLDSGSLWSMHPRVYLPIAAKGEATCPYCGARYVLKGKVGH, encoded by the coding sequence ATGAACGCAGCAGCACCGGCCAGGAATGGCACCACCCAGCGTTACTACGAAGTGACCGCGGCGGATCTGCCCGTGCACTGTCCTCTGGACAGCGGCAGCCTGTGGAGCATGCATCCGCGCGTTTACCTGCCCATCGCCGCAAAGGGCGAAGCAACCTGCCCCTATTGCGGGGCCCGCTATGTCCTCAAGGGCAAGGTTGGCCACTGA
- the hldE gene encoding bifunctional D-glycero-beta-D-manno-heptose-7-phosphate kinase/D-glycero-beta-D-manno-heptose 1-phosphate adenylyltransferase HldE, producing the protein MKLRIPDFSTSRVLVVGDLMLDRYWHGDTSRISPEAPVPVVHVGEAEERPGGAGNVALNIAALGGRVAVIGLTGQDEAADVLRRRLESEGVECHFERLENYSTITKLRVISRHQQLIRCDFEDGFQGHDPQGLLQRFHAQLAAAGVVVLSDYGKGTLRAVRELITAARAAGKPVLIDPKGTDFEKYRGATLITPNLTEFEAVVGRCHGEDDLVAKGENLRRHLELEALLITRSERGMTLLCAEHAPLHLPTRAREVFDVTGAGDTVLSTLAAALAAGQDLADATALSNVAAGVVVGKLGTATVNVQELGKALRDQNELERGMVDEDTLLALVREAKAHGETVVMTNGCFDILHAGHVTYLQQARRLGDRLIVAVNDDASVKRLKGPERPVNTLERRMFVLAALGCVDWVVPFYEDTPTRLICKVQPDILVKGGDNNPANIPGGDCVREAGGQVLVMDYVDNCSTTGLIKAIRATAKTD; encoded by the coding sequence ATGAAACTGCGCATCCCTGATTTTTCCACCAGCCGCGTCCTGGTTGTCGGCGATCTGATGCTGGATCGCTACTGGCATGGTGACACCTCGCGTATCTCACCCGAGGCGCCGGTGCCGGTGGTGCACGTGGGCGAGGCCGAGGAACGTCCGGGTGGTGCCGGCAATGTGGCCCTCAATATCGCGGCATTGGGTGGCCGTGTCGCCGTCATCGGCCTCACTGGCCAGGACGAGGCCGCCGATGTGCTGCGCCGCCGGCTGGAATCCGAAGGCGTCGAGTGCCATTTCGAACGGCTGGAGAATTACTCCACCATCACCAAGCTGCGTGTCATCAGCCGCCATCAGCAATTGATCCGCTGCGACTTCGAGGATGGTTTCCAGGGACATGACCCACAGGGTCTGCTACAACGTTTCCACGCGCAGCTCGCCGCAGCCGGTGTGGTGGTGCTGTCCGACTATGGCAAGGGCACGCTGCGCGCGGTGCGCGAACTGATCACGGCGGCACGGGCCGCCGGCAAGCCGGTGCTGATCGATCCCAAGGGCACCGATTTCGAGAAATACCGCGGCGCTACCCTGATCACGCCCAATCTGACCGAGTTCGAGGCAGTGGTGGGGCGTTGTCACGGTGAAGATGATCTGGTGGCCAAGGGCGAAAACCTGCGCCGTCATTTGGAACTCGAAGCACTGCTCATCACCCGCAGCGAGCGCGGCATGACCCTGTTGTGCGCCGAACATGCGCCGCTGCATCTGCCCACCCGCGCACGTGAGGTGTTCGATGTCACCGGCGCCGGTGATACGGTATTGTCGACGCTCGCCGCGGCCCTGGCCGCCGGTCAGGATCTGGCGGACGCCACTGCCCTGTCCAACGTCGCCGCCGGCGTGGTGGTTGGCAAACTGGGGACCGCCACGGTCAACGTGCAGGAACTGGGCAAGGCGCTGCGCGATCAGAACGAACTCGAGCGCGGTATGGTCGATGAGGATACGCTGCTCGCCCTCGTGCGTGAGGCCAAGGCCCACGGCGAGACCGTGGTGATGACCAACGGCTGCTTCGATATCCTGCACGCCGGCCACGTCACCTATCTGCAACAGGCGCGCCGGCTTGGCGATCGCCTGATCGTCGCCGTCAACGACGACGCCTCGGTGAAGCGCCTGAAAGGCCCTGAGCGTCCGGTGAACACCCTGGAGCGGCGCATGTTCGTGCTCGCCGCACTGGGTTGCGTCGATTGGGTGGTGCCGTTCTACGAGGACACGCCGACGCGCCTGATCTGCAAGGTGCAGCCCGACATCCTGGTCAAGGGTGGCGACAACAACCCGGCCAATATCCCCGGCGGCGACTGCGTGCGCGAGGCCGGCGGCCAGGTACTGGTGATGGACTACGTGGACAACTGTTCCACCACCGGCCTCATCAAGGCCATTCGCGCCACGGCCAAGACCGATTGA
- a CDS encoding FAD-dependent oxidoreductase, with protein sequence MTTPADCQADVVICGGGVAGLWLLARLRQQGYRALLIENQALGAGQTRYAQGIIHGGTKYALTGAVSGSSEAIAAMPPLWRACLAGRGEIDLRAVRLMSDHQYLWSTASITSRMAGFFASKMMRSRIAPLDAADYPAVFRHRNFRGQVYRLEEPVLDTAALVHALALPHESAIWRGRVVQADGVRLTLDDGGQQITFAARQVVLTAGKGNAALLQLFGRDTPQMQTRPLKMVMVRGELPQGVYAHCLGASSNPRITISTHYDAQGRTVWYLGGDLAEVGVKRSDAEQRAAARQELADLLPWIDFSACEFATLDIERAEPRMPDGRRPDDVYVDGRDGVITAWPTKLAFAPRLAARIADMLKQENIMPSVAMAGFPAWPFPGYALLPWQEEERWS encoded by the coding sequence ATGACAACCCCCGCCGATTGTCAGGCTGATGTGGTGATCTGCGGCGGCGGCGTCGCCGGCCTGTGGTTGCTGGCGCGTCTGCGCCAGCAGGGGTATCGCGCCCTGCTGATAGAAAACCAGGCACTCGGTGCCGGTCAGACCCGTTATGCTCAGGGCATCATTCACGGCGGCACCAAGTACGCACTCACCGGTGCGGTGAGCGGATCGAGCGAGGCGATCGCCGCCATGCCGCCGCTATGGCGCGCCTGCCTTGCGGGGCGTGGCGAGATCGACCTGCGAGCCGTGCGCCTGATGTCCGATCACCAGTACCTGTGGTCCACCGCCAGCATCACCTCGCGCATGGCGGGATTCTTCGCCAGCAAGATGATGCGCAGCCGCATCGCGCCGCTGGATGCGGCGGATTATCCCGCCGTGTTTCGTCACCGCAATTTCCGCGGCCAGGTCTATCGGTTGGAAGAGCCGGTGCTGGATACCGCAGCGCTGGTGCACGCCCTCGCGCTGCCGCACGAGTCGGCCATCTGGCGCGGCCGGGTCGTGCAAGCGGATGGTGTGCGGTTGACCCTGGATGATGGAGGGCAGCAGATAACGTTCGCCGCGCGGCAGGTGGTGTTGACTGCAGGCAAGGGCAATGCGGCATTGCTGCAGCTCTTCGGTCGCGACACACCCCAGATGCAGACACGACCGCTCAAGATGGTAATGGTGCGCGGCGAGCTGCCACAGGGCGTCTATGCCCATTGCCTCGGTGCCTCTAGCAATCCGCGCATCACCATCAGCACCCACTACGATGCACAAGGGCGGACGGTATGGTATCTGGGCGGCGATCTGGCGGAGGTCGGCGTCAAGCGCAGCGATGCCGAACAACGGGCGGCGGCACGGCAGGAACTGGCAGACCTGCTGCCGTGGATCGATTTCTCTGCCTGTGAATTTGCCACGCTGGATATCGAGCGCGCCGAGCCGCGCATGCCCGACGGCCGCCGCCCCGACGATGTTTATGTCGACGGGCGTGACGGTGTGATCACGGCATGGCCCACCAAGCTGGCCTTTGCGCCGCGGCTGGCTGCGCGAATCGCTGACATGCTGAAACAGGAAAACATTATGCCGTCGGTGGCCATGGCGGGGTTCCCGGCATGGCCATTCCCCGGCTACGCCCTGTTGCCGTGGCAGGAGGAAGAACGATGGAGTTGA
- a CDS encoding aldo/keto reductase, producing MELRVLGSTGMQVSPLGLGTVKIGRDQQVKYPTGFTIPDDAAVRALFDLAWELGINTLDTAPAYGNSEERLGQLLPHKDDWIIVGKVGEIFENGQSSFDFSAAFTRRSVERSLKRLRRDYLDIVLVHSDGDDMRIIREEAVCDTLQQLKQEGLIRAIGMSTKTVAGGLWCVENMDVVMATYNLAYTDELPVLQRAAQLHKGVLIKKGLQSGHAQSVEEALRYVFAQPAVHSVIVGTINPGHLRANVAITERILAGR from the coding sequence ATGGAGTTGAGGGTGCTGGGCTCTACCGGCATGCAGGTCAGCCCGCTGGGACTCGGCACGGTGAAGATAGGGCGCGACCAGCAGGTGAAGTATCCGACCGGCTTCACCATCCCCGACGATGCCGCGGTGCGCGCGCTGTTCGATCTCGCCTGGGAACTGGGAATCAACACGCTGGATACGGCACCGGCCTATGGCAACAGCGAGGAGCGTCTGGGTCAGTTGCTGCCGCATAAGGACGACTGGATCATCGTCGGCAAGGTGGGCGAGATCTTCGAGAACGGGCAGTCCTCATTCGACTTCTCAGCGGCATTCACCCGTCGCAGCGTCGAGCGGAGCCTCAAGCGCCTGCGGCGCGATTACCTCGATATAGTGCTGGTGCATTCCGACGGCGATGACATGCGCATCATCCGCGAAGAAGCCGTGTGCGACACCCTGCAACAGCTCAAGCAGGAGGGTCTGATTCGCGCGATCGGCATGTCTACCAAAACGGTCGCGGGCGGTCTGTGGTGTGTGGAGAATATGGATGTGGTGATGGCCACCTACAATCTGGCCTATACCGATGAGTTGCCGGTATTGCAGCGAGCCGCGCAACTGCACAAGGGGGTGCTGATCAAGAAAGGCCTGCAAAGCGGGCATGCACAGAGCGTCGAGGAGGCGTTGCGCTATGTCTTTGCCCAGCCGGCCGTGCACAGCGTCATCGTCGGCACGATCAACCCTGGACACCTGCGTGCCAACGTCGCCATTACCGAACGAATTCTGGCAGGCCGCTGA